A part of Streptomyces sp. NBC_01235 genomic DNA contains:
- a CDS encoding glutamate ABC transporter substrate-binding protein, with amino-acid sequence MRAQRVRAGLKGWGGVGAMAVVCALALAFVLLLPWAQSHGDGSTGQAGQAVAQGSPVADATCTAPEKQTPAPSSADGPTIAAIKARQGEKRKLIVGVDQNSYRWGYRDPNNTGAELEGFDIDLVHRIAQDILGDPDAVQFKAIPTNQRVPAIQEGRVDMVVRTMTISCSRLADVAFSAPYFKTGQQVLAPKSSTITGYNDSLAKKKVCTATGSTANTKLSDDKKADRLPATVDIATTVPNQLDCLVRLQLGEVDAVVTDGALAASQAAQDPTVELKGAPFTAEYYGVAMKKDASDLVRRVNQILVEYRASGWQASYDKWLSATLGSDAATSKPPAPQYLRTS; translated from the coding sequence ATGCGCGCGCAACGTGTGCGGGCCGGCCTGAAGGGCTGGGGCGGGGTAGGTGCGATGGCGGTCGTCTGCGCCCTCGCGCTGGCCTTCGTCCTGCTGCTGCCGTGGGCGCAGTCCCACGGCGACGGAAGCACGGGGCAGGCCGGCCAGGCCGTCGCCCAGGGCAGCCCGGTGGCCGACGCCACCTGCACGGCCCCGGAGAAGCAGACGCCGGCGCCGTCGAGCGCGGACGGCCCGACGATCGCCGCGATCAAGGCCCGGCAGGGCGAGAAGCGCAAGCTGATCGTCGGCGTCGACCAGAACAGCTACCGCTGGGGCTACCGCGACCCCAACAACACCGGCGCGGAGCTGGAGGGCTTCGACATCGACCTGGTGCACCGGATCGCCCAGGACATCCTCGGCGACCCGGACGCGGTCCAGTTCAAGGCCATCCCGACCAACCAGCGCGTCCCGGCCATCCAGGAGGGCCGGGTCGACATGGTGGTGCGCACGATGACGATCTCCTGCAGCCGCCTCGCCGATGTCGCTTTCTCCGCGCCGTACTTCAAGACGGGCCAGCAGGTCCTCGCCCCCAAGTCCTCGACGATCACCGGCTACAACGACTCGCTGGCGAAGAAGAAGGTCTGCACGGCGACCGGTTCGACGGCCAACACCAAGCTCAGCGACGACAAGAAGGCCGACCGGCTGCCCGCCACCGTCGACATCGCCACCACCGTCCCCAACCAGCTCGACTGCCTGGTCCGGTTGCAGCTCGGCGAGGTCGACGCGGTGGTCACCGACGGCGCGCTGGCGGCCAGTCAGGCGGCCCAGGACCCCACGGTCGAGCTCAAGGGCGCCCCGTTCACGGCCGAGTACTACGGAGTGGCGATGAAGAAGGACGCGAGCGATCTGGTACGCCGGGTCAACCAGATCCTGGTGGAGTACCGCGCGAGCGGCTGGCAGGCCTCGTACGACAAGTGGCTGTCGGCGACACTGGGCAGTGACGCGGCGACGTCGAAGCCGCCCGCGCCGCAGTACCTGCGCACGAGTTGA